From Tripterygium wilfordii isolate XIE 37 chromosome 13, ASM1340144v1, whole genome shotgun sequence, the proteins below share one genomic window:
- the LOC120012740 gene encoding protein SWEETIE isoform X4 → MKNLSIAASGARSKDIRMGLTLSWVFLLQAVRLKYLHPDNELQNYALLVMEMLHADNSVDAHALACVLYILRVGITDQMTEPTQRSFLVFLGKQLQSFDASPSMKIAALRTLSYTLKTLGEVPLEFKEEFDNTVVASISHPSQLVRIEAALTLRVLAEVDPTCIGGLISYGLTTLNALRESVSFGKGSNLNVDLDSLRGQAIVLAALVSISPKLPLGYPTRLPRSVLDILKKLLTESSRNPAIATIEEEAGWLLLSSLLASMAKEELEDGVFDILSLWAALFSGNPEHEIKQIGDLTSRICVWSAAVDALTTFIRCFVSGDALNYGILLQPVMVYLSRALSYISMIQAKALPNTKPAIDILIIRTLIAYQSLPDPVAYKSDHPQIIQLCTTPYRDASGCEESSCLRFLLDKRDSWLGPWIPGRDWLEDELRAFQGGKDGLMPCVWTNELSSFPQPETINKTVVNQMLLCFGVMFASQDARGMLSLLGIVENCLKSGKKQPWRTASISNICVGLLAGLKALLALHRQPLGMEILNSAQAIFLSILAEGDICASHRRASSEGLGLLARLGNDVFTARMTRLLLGDLTGSTDSCYAGSLALALGCIHRSAGGMALSSLVPATVTSISSLAKSSITGLQIWSLHGLLLTIESAGFSYVSHVQATLGLVMDILLSEEHGFVDLQQGVGRLVNAIVAVLGPELAPGSIFFSRCKAVVAEISSSQETATMLESVRFAQQLVLFAPQAVSVHSHVQTLLSTLSSRQPTLRHLAVSTMRHLIEKDPVSIVDEQIEDNLFHMLDEETDSEIGNLIRTTIMRLLYAACPLCPSHWILICRNMVLAVSSRRNAEISNSENDPSNGPVGSTSFGEDDENMVSTSMGMPVQGYALQSSIVKPNREKHLRYRTRVFAAECLSNLPTAVGNNAGHFDLSLARKRTSNGQPSGDWLVLHLQELISVAYQISTIQFENMRPIGVELLSTIVDKFETVADPELPGHLLLEQYQAQLISAVRTALDVSSGPILLEAGLHLATKIMTSGILGGDQVAVKRIFSLISRPLNEFKDLYYPSFAEWVTSKIKIRLLAAHASLKCYTYAFLRRHHSGVPDEYLALLPLFSRSSSILGKYWISVLKDYSYICLRLNTKKNWNPFLDGIQSPVVSSKLCPSLDAAWPVILQALALDAVPVIGCSKTCVEVTSETSLISGYSMVELEFEDYRFLWGFSLHVLFQAKHPVLNRQIIPLGSAKAIFGGDSPIEETNPPGLKLFEIVLPVFQFFSSKQFFAHGFLTVDNCRELLEIFSYCIFMDHSWNSLVLSILSQVLQNCPEDFFEMENFSYLAVDLCLAYMFKIIRRTDFILEEQPNWEELVSPLFTTAKTLVKRFESKKPKQLKSVALAFMLMGYKCIREASTELCFSKVVDFVKSTSPLLNEIVDGAPEHGSDADPHLRTFFGTCLKVVYGLTKDNIKGIHLLEKKRLESRKLLHMKLAFCLEHIVTFAKLAHEIEFQGDIKGRNPICLSIVRNCTKYIQTVITDSNMQVQAIGLQVLKNMVQRSTNIEDNSFLMFFNGELVGDIFTVMQMMLKKPVCKESVAVAGECLRFLVLLQTQPKDSEGQRGFMNLLLEAILMVFSVSENDLSQEVNDIKSTAIRLVSQLAQIPSSALHFKDALLSMPVTQRQQLQEVIRASVTQDHSSTQTKPVTPFEIKLPMPKDPLPSVNPLAPTEVTTREESPTPSVMQHDSKSMEEDEDDDDWDAFQSFPATANAAGTESKVEGAAERPDLVESPASEISTQDTTFQDYRKSESLENMKDMEEWERQEADEEEATSDSPGAKNENKDPSVFQTGDGNESDKEKEEKVGTRQEIEGQVSRQDNIGISSEPHIVEGTGKAIEVNLVENQKLREESADSNQVSSNDPLKVEDLIEVGVRGQDMKIMESFGSATALPEFSHNEIQQEHENKTGREQHIEDGKDAEQKMMVENTSTIQHSDTIDSTDLPKDQGDGTKLESKSME, encoded by the exons ATGAAAAATCTCTCAATCGCAGCTAGTGGTGCTCGGTCAAAGGATATACGGATGGGCCTAACACTATCATGGGTATTCCTTTTGCAG GCTGTCCGTCTAAAGTATCTGCATCCAGACAATGAGCTTCAAAACTATGCATTGCTGGTTATGGAAATGCTTCATGCCGATAATTCCGTTGATGCCCATGCACTG GCATGTGTTCTCTATATTCTACGGGTTGGCATTACTGATCAGATGACAGAACCTACTCAAAGgagctttttagtttttttgggaAAGCAG CTTCAATCTTTTGATGCCAGTCCTTCCATGAAAATCGCCGCTTTGCGTACCTTGTCATATACTTTGAAAACACTTGGGGAG GTTCCGCTTGAGTTCAAGGAAGAGTTTGATAACACTGTTGTTGCTTCGATATCTCACCCTTCACAACTT GTACGTATTGAGGCAGCTCTGACATTACGAGTGTTAGCTGAGGTTGATCCCACGTGTATTGGTGGCTTGATTTCTTATGGTTTAACCACTCTAAATGCTTTGAGGGAGAGTGTTTCATTTGGAAAG GGAAGCAACTTGAATGTTGATCTTGATTCCTTGCGTGGGCAAGCTATAGTTTTGGCCGCATTGGTGTCCATTTCACCAAAATTACCTCTTGGCTATCCAACTAG GTTGCCTAGATCAGTGcttgatattttaaaaaaattgctgACTGAATCTAGTCGGAATCCTGCTATTGCAACAATTGAAGAAGAAGCTGGATGGTTACTTTTATCTTCTCTGTTAGCTTCCATGGCCAAGGAG GAGCTTGAAGACGGGGTctttgatattctttctttGTGGGCTGCCCTGTTTAGTGGAAATCCAGAACATGAAATTAAGCAAATAGGAGATTTGACATCTAGGATATG TGTGTGGTCTGCTGCAGTTGATGCACTCACAACATTCATAAGATGCTTTGTTTCTGGTGATGCTCTAAACTATGGCATTTTACTTCAACCAGTGATGGTATACTTGAGTAG GGCATTGTCGTATATATCAATGATACAAGCCAAAGCACTTCCAAATACGAAGCCTGCAATTGACATACTCATCATCAGAACGTTAATTGCTTATCAGTCCCTTCCTGATCCAGTGGCATATAAAAGTGACCATCCCCAGATCATTCAGCTTTGCACCACTCCATACAG GGATGCTTCGGGATGTGAAGAAAGTTCATGCTTGAGGTTCCTGTTAGACAAACGAGATTCATGGCTGGGTCCTTGGATCCCTGGAAG GGACTGGTTAGAGGATGAGCTCCGTGCTTTTCAAGGTGGAAAAGATGGGCTTATGCCCTGTGTATGGACCAATGAGCTTTCTAGTTTCCCTCAG CCGGAGACAATAAACAAGACAGTGGTGAACCAGATGCTCCTTTGTTTCGGGGTCATGTTTGCTTCCCAG GATGCGAGGGGAATGTTGTCACTTCTTGGAATTGTTGAGAATTGCCTGAAGTCTGGGAAGAAGCAACCATGGAGAACAGCTAGTATCTCCAATATTTGTGTGGGATTACTTGCTGGCTTGAAG GCTTTGCTTGCTTTACATCGCCAACCATTGGGAATGGAGATACTAAATTCAGCTCAGGCTATTTTTCTG AGCATACTTGCAGAGGGAGATATCTGTGCATCACATCGTAGAGCATCATCAGAAGGTCTTGGTCTTCTAGCTCGCCTTGGAAATGATGTATTTACTGCCAGAATG ACTCGATTGCTGCTTGGTGACCTCACTGGATCTACAGATTCATGTTATGCGGGGTCTCTTGCCCTTGCACTTGGCTGTATTCATCGCAG TGCAGGAGGAATGGCATTGTCAAGTTTGGTGCCTGCAACTGTGACTTCAATATCTTCATTGGCTAAAAGCTCGATCACTGGTTTACAGATTTGGTCTCTGCATGGGCTGCTTTTGACCATTGAATCTGCTGGCTTCTCTTATGTGTCTCATGTTCAG GCGACACTTGGCCTCGTTATGGACATTCTCTTGTCCGAGGAGCATGGATTCGTTGACCTTCAGCAGGGAGTAGGACGCCTTGTAAATGCAATTGTAGCTGTTCTTGGTCCTGAGCTTGCCCCTGGCAGCATTTTCTTCTCACGCTGCAAG GCAGTTGTTGCAGAGATAAGCTCATCACAGGAAACTGCAACAATGCTCGA GAGTGTCCGTTTCGCACAGCAACTTGTTCTTTTTGCCCCGCAAGCTGTTTCTGTGCACTCCCACGTGCAAACTCTTCTCTCTACTCTGTCCTCAAGACAG CCAACGTTAAGGCATCTTGCAGTCTCCACAATGCGGCATCTCATTGAAAAAGACCCA GTTTCCATTGTTGATGAACAAATTGAAGATAACTTATTCCACATGCTGGATGAGGAAACTGATTCAGA GATTGGAAATCTCATACGCACCACAATCATGCGATTGCTCTATGCAGCATGCCCTTTATGTCCTTCACATTGGATATTGATATGTCGTAACATG GTGCTTGCTGTGTCATCAAGAAGAAATGCTGAAATTAGTAACTCAGAAAATGATCCTTCGAATGGTCCAGTCGGCAGCACTAGTTTTGGAGAAGATGATGAAAATATGGTCTCTACCTCTATGGGCATGCCAGTCCAGGGTTATGCACTTCAATCCTCCATTGTAAAACCTAATAGAGAGAAGCATCTCAGATATCGAACAAGAGTTTTTGCTGCTGA GTGTTTGAGTAATCTACCTACAGCCGTGGGGAACAATGCCGGTCACTTTGATCTCTCTCTAGCAAGGAAAAGAACCTCTAACGGCCAGCCATCTGGAGATTGGCTAGTGCTCCATCTACAAGAATTGATATCGGTTGCCTATCAG ATAAGCACCATCCAGTTTGAAAACATGAGGCCGATTGGTGTGGAACTTCTAAGTACCATTGTTGACAAG TTTGAAACGGTAGCTGACCCTGAGCTTCCTGGGCACCTTCTGCTTGAACAATACCAG GCTCAACTCATATCTGCTGTTCGTACCGCATTAGATGTGTCCTCTGGTCCTATTCTGCTGGAGGCGGGCCTGCACTTGGCAACAAAG ATAATGACAAGTGGAATACTTGGCGGTGATCAAGTTGCAGTGAAACgtatattttcattaatttctcgTCCACTAAATGAATTCAAGGATCTATATTACCCTTCATTTGCCGAGTGGGTCACAAGCAAG ATCAAGATAAGACTTTTGGCTGCACATGCGTCTCTCAAATGTTACACATATGCTTTCTTGAGGAGACATCATAGTGGGGTTCCTGATGAGTATCTTGCACTATTACCACTATTTTCAAGAAGTTCAAGTATTCTGGGGAAGTACTGGATCTCTGTTTTGAAGGACTACAGTTATATTTGCTTGCGCTTGAATACTAAGAAAAAT TGGAATCCATTCCTTGATGGAATCCAGTCACCTGTAGTTTCATCGAAGTTGTGCCCCAGTTTAGATGCAGCATGGCCAGTGATCTTGCAAGCACTTGCTTTGGATGCAGTTCCAGTAATTGGATGCTCCAAAACATGTGTTGAAGTTACATCAGAAACTAGTTTAATATCTGGATACAGCATGGTTGAACTGGAGTTTGAAGATTATCGGTTTCTATGGGGCTTTTCTCTACATGTTCTGTTCCAGGCCAAACATCCTGTCCTTAATAGGCAAATTATACCACTTGGCTCTGCTAAAGCTATATTTGGTGGTGACTCCCCAATTGAAGAAACAAATCCTCCAGGCTTGAAGTTATTTGAAATAGTGTTACCAGTGTTCCAGTTTTTTTCAAGCAAACAATTTTTCGCTCACGGGTTTCTCACTGTAGATAATTGCCGAGAATTGCTGGAG ATTTTCTCGTATTGTATTTTCATGGACCATTCATGGAATAGTCTCGTGTTATCAATTTTATCTCAG GTTCTCCAGAACTGCCCAGAagatttttttgaaatggaaAATTTTTCTTATCTAGCTGTGGATCTTTGTTTGGcttatatgttcaaaattattcGAAG GACTGATTTTATTTTAGAAGAACAACCAAACTGGGAGGAGTTGGTATCTCCGTTGTTTACTACAGCAAAGACACTTGTGAAGCGGTTTGAATCGAAG AAGCCAAAGCAATTGAAGTCGGTGGCATTGGCTTTTATGTTAATGGGTTACAAGTGCATCAGAGAAGCTTCAACTGAGTTATGCTTTTCAAaagttgttgattttgtcaaGTCTACTAGTCCcttattgaatgaaattgttgACG GTGCTCCTGAACATGGTTCAGATGCTGATCCCCATTTGAGAACATTCTTTGGGACTTGTCTGAAAGTAGTTTATGGATTGACCAAGGATAATATCAAGGGAATTCATCTGCTGGAGAAAAAAAGATTGGAGTCACGCAAATTACTACATATGAAGCTTGCATTCTGTCTTGAACATATCGTAACGTTTGCCAAGCTAGCTCATGAAATTGAGTTTCAAGGAGACATCAAAGGCAGAAACCCCATCTGTCTTAGTattgttagaaattgcactaaatatATCCAAACTGTAATTACTGATTCAAATATGCAG GTCCAAGCTATCGGGTTACAAGTTCTTAAAAACATGGTGCAGAGAAGCACAAATATTGAAGACAATAGCTTCCTCATGTTCTTTAATGGAGAACTTGTTGGGGATATTTTCACAGTAATGCAGATGATGTTGAAG AAACCTGTTTGTAAAGAATCTGTAGCAGTTGCTGGTGAATGCTTGAGGTTTTTAGTACTTCTGCAGACACAACCAAAAGATAGTGAAGGTCAGAGAGGATTTATGAATCTACTTCTGGAAGCCATTCTGATGGTCTTCTCGGTGTCAGAAAATGATCTATCTCAG GAAGTTAATGATATAAAGAGTACTGCCATAAGGCTCGTTTCTCAGCTTGCTCAAATTCCATCCTCGGCACTTCACTTCAAAGATGCCCTGTTATCAATGCCTGTGACTCAAAGGCAGCAACTTCAG GAGGTCATTCGTGCTTCGGTAACACAAGATCATAGCTCAACACAGACAAAACCTGTGACACCATTTGAGATAAAGTTACCCATGCCGAAAGATCCTCTACCATCAGTCAATCCATTAGCACCAACAGAGGTAACTACAAGAGAAGAATCTCCAACACCATCCGTAATGCAACATGATAGTAAAAGCATggaagaggatgaagatgatgatgattgggatGCTTTCCAATCTTTTCCTGCCACTGCGAATGCTGCAGGGACCGAGTCAAAAGTGGAAGGAGCTGCAGAAAGACCTGATCTTGTTGAATCACCTGCTTCCGAAATCAGCACCCAGGATACCACATTTCAAGACTACCGCAAATCCGAATCTCTTGAGAACATGAAAGACATGGAAGAGTGGGAGCGTCAAGAGGCTGATGAAGAGGAAGCAACTTCTGATAGCCCAGGTgccaaaaatgaaaataaggaTCCTAGTGTTTTCCAAACAGGTGATGGTAACGAGTCagataaagagaaagaagagaaagtgGGGACAAGGCAAGAAATTGAAGGACAAGTGTCAAGGCAAGATAATATTGGCATCTCCTCTGAACCTCATATTGTTGAAGGTACAGGAAAAGCAATTGAAGTAAATTTAGTGGAAAACCAAAAGCTGAGAGAGGAGAGTGCAGATTCCAATCAAGTATCATCAAATGATCCTCTCAAAGTTGAAGATTTGATCGAAGTAGGTGTGAGGGGACAGGATATGAAGATAATGGAGAGCTTTGGTAGTGCAACTGCTCTTCCAGAATTTTCTCATAATGAAATTCAACAGGAACATGAGAATAAGACTGGCAGAGAACAACATATTGAGGATGGTAAAGATGCTGAACAGAAAATGATGGTTGAAAATACAAGCACTATCCAACACTCAGATACCATTGATAGTACGGATTTACCAAAAGACCAGGGTGATGGCACTAAACTAGAATCCAAGTCCATGGAATAA